A window of Parasynechococcus marenigrum WH 8102 contains these coding sequences:
- a CDS encoding MFS transporter, which translates to MLAYGLGDAGTGLAATQLGFYLFPFFICAAGLPAFIAGSLLTVSKVWDALNDPLIGWLSDHTRSRWGPRLPWMLSAALPLGISLAAMWWVPPGTTVQRTTYFAVMAVLLMTAYTSVNLPYAALSTELTPNTAIRTRLNAARFTGSILAGLSGLIVASLVLTDGGGGYLAMGRITGSIAATTTLLCCWGLAPYAKRAQRPVPKNEPPMQQLKRVMANPRFRQVLGLYLLLWFGLQLMQVVALIWLVQVVHVPTNLSTWILLPFQIAALLGLQLWSNLCNRIGRVATLRWGAGLWISACLLSMLFPPLATDPSLLQLLPLVGLIALVGIGAATAYLIPWSLLPDAIDADPSKPAGLYTAWMVFGQKLIIGLTMSVFGSMLSLTGYISSQGDCNGALSFVKQPATALLAIRICMGLIPAILVVLGLVVMRGWPDRGAHLQASAG; encoded by the coding sequence ATGCTGGCCTACGGGCTTGGGGACGCCGGAACAGGCCTGGCCGCCACCCAACTGGGCTTCTATCTCTTCCCCTTTTTCATCTGCGCTGCGGGCCTGCCGGCCTTCATCGCCGGCTCCCTGCTGACGGTGAGCAAGGTCTGGGATGCCCTGAATGACCCGTTGATCGGCTGGCTCAGCGATCACACCCGCAGCCGCTGGGGCCCGCGGCTGCCCTGGATGCTGAGCGCAGCCCTACCGCTGGGCATCAGCCTGGCGGCGATGTGGTGGGTGCCCCCGGGCACCACGGTGCAGCGCACCACCTACTTCGCCGTGATGGCGGTGCTGCTGATGACCGCTTACACCAGCGTCAACCTTCCCTACGCCGCCCTAAGCACCGAACTCACGCCGAACACCGCGATTCGCACCCGCCTCAATGCGGCACGGTTCACCGGCTCCATCCTCGCCGGGCTGAGCGGACTGATTGTGGCCTCGCTGGTGCTCACCGATGGGGGCGGGGGCTACCTGGCCATGGGCCGGATCACCGGCAGCATCGCTGCCACCACCACACTGCTCTGCTGCTGGGGGCTGGCCCCGTACGCCAAGCGGGCCCAACGGCCGGTGCCCAAAAACGAGCCGCCGATGCAGCAGCTCAAACGAGTGATGGCCAACCCCCGCTTCCGCCAGGTGCTGGGGCTGTACCTGCTGCTTTGGTTCGGCCTGCAACTGATGCAGGTGGTGGCCTTGATCTGGCTGGTGCAGGTGGTGCATGTGCCCACCAACCTTTCCACCTGGATCCTGTTGCCGTTTCAGATTGCTGCACTGCTGGGCCTTCAGCTCTGGAGCAACCTCTGCAACCGCATCGGACGGGTGGCCACCCTGCGCTGGGGCGCAGGGCTGTGGATCAGCGCCTGCCTGCTCTCGATGCTGTTCCCGCCACTGGCGACAGATCCCAGCCTGCTGCAGCTGTTGCCGCTGGTGGGGCTGATTGCCCTAGTGGGGATAGGGGCCGCCACCGCCTATCTGATCCCTTGGTCACTGCTGCCGGATGCGATTGATGCCGATCCCAGCAAACCGGCCGGGCTCTATACCGCCTGGATGGTGTTCGGCCAGAAGCTGATCATCGGCCTGACAATGTCAGTGTTCGGCAGCATGCTCTCGCTCACGGGCTACATCTCTAGCCAGGGGGATTGCAACGGTGCTCTGAGCTTTGTAAAGCAACCAGCCACCGCTTTGCTGGCGATCCGGATCTGCATGGGTCTGATTCCCGCC
- a CDS encoding MBL fold metallo-hydrolase, which yields MTMTTALEPGRPPQQLRDDLWLFPPNRDCQGGSAWWLEATPEPVLIDCPLLTEATLKALRDLAGSRTPRILLTSREGHGRLRRLQERFGWPVLVQEQEAYLLPNVAPLHTFADEHITSSGLRLLWTAGPTPGSCVVHAPHADLLFCGRLLTPLGPGRLGPLRHGRTFHWPRQLESLRRVRGWIPSDAFPQLASGAGLGALRGERLVPFSGWSEAVQSS from the coding sequence ATGACAATGACCACGGCTTTGGAGCCCGGTCGGCCTCCCCAGCAGCTGCGGGACGATCTCTGGTTGTTCCCCCCCAATCGCGACTGCCAGGGCGGCAGCGCCTGGTGGCTGGAGGCAACGCCGGAGCCGGTGCTGATCGATTGCCCGCTACTCACTGAAGCAACGCTGAAGGCTTTGCGCGACCTGGCGGGGTCCCGCACACCGCGCATCCTGCTCACCAGCCGGGAGGGCCACGGTCGCCTGCGGCGTCTGCAGGAGCGTTTCGGCTGGCCGGTGCTGGTGCAGGAGCAGGAGGCCTATCTGCTGCCCAACGTTGCGCCGCTGCACACCTTTGCCGACGAGCACATCACCAGCAGTGGCCTGCGCTTGCTCTGGACAGCGGGCCCCACTCCCGGCAGCTGCGTGGTGCATGCACCCCATGCGGATCTGTTGTTCTGCGGGCGTTTGCTGACGCCGCTGGGTCCTGGACGGCTCGGGCCCCTGCGCCATGGCCGCACATTTCACTGGCCACGCCAACTCGAAAGTCTGCGGCGGGTTCGCGGTTGGATTCCTTCAGATGCATTCCCCCAACTGGCATCTGGCGCGGGTCTCGGGGCACTGCGGGGGGAGCGTCTGGTGCCCTTCAGTGGCTGGTCGGAAGCGGTGCAATCCAGCTAA
- a CDS encoding HU family DNA-binding protein has protein sequence MNKADLVNLVAARTELTKTDVSMVVDAAIETIIDSVVEGKKVSILGFGSFEPRERSARQGLNPKTGEKIAIPAKRVPAFTAGKMFKDRVQG, from the coding sequence ATGAACAAAGCTGACCTGGTGAATCTGGTGGCTGCTCGCACCGAGCTCACCAAGACCGACGTCTCCATGGTTGTCGACGCCGCAATCGAAACCATCATCGATTCGGTTGTTGAAGGCAAAAAGGTATCGATCCTTGGTTTCGGCTCCTTCGAGCCCCGCGAGCGTTCCGCCCGTCAGGGTCTGAACCCCAAGACCGGCGAAAAGATCGCCATTCCCGCCAAGCGCGTGCCCGCCTTCACCGCCGGCAAGATGTTCAAGGACCGCGTGCAGGGCTGA
- the gluQRS gene encoding tRNA glutamyl-Q(34) synthetase GluQRS codes for MPVPDHLLLELERGQRWRADGTYRGRYAPSPTGALHLGNLQTALLSWLQARQAGGVWLLRIDDLDTPRNRPGAVEAIQADLHWLGLDWDGEPILQSCRRGLYASWLSWFRRSGALFPCRCSRRELAGLARYPGTCRDGGAGWGWRDRRLPSWRLRVPSRDPDGSGDVVVRRADGFIAYQLATVIDELALGITDVVRGEDLREALPAQRSVYRALQQQPPRFHHGPLRCDAEGRKLSKREASSGLMALRELGLDAPAVVGLLASGLGYGPPGARLSAIELLEDLTQKGIRAGHS; via the coding sequence ATGCCCGTTCCGGATCATCTGTTGCTGGAGCTGGAACGTGGCCAGCGCTGGCGAGCCGACGGCACCTACCGCGGTCGCTACGCCCCCTCGCCGACGGGCGCCTTGCATCTCGGCAATCTCCAGACCGCCCTGTTGTCCTGGTTGCAGGCGCGCCAGGCCGGTGGTGTCTGGCTGTTGCGCATCGATGATCTCGACACCCCCCGCAACCGGCCCGGTGCCGTTGAGGCGATCCAGGCCGATCTGCACTGGCTCGGGCTCGACTGGGACGGGGAGCCGATTCTGCAGAGCTGCCGCCGTGGGCTTTATGCCTCCTGGCTCTCCTGGTTCCGCCGCAGCGGCGCCCTGTTCCCCTGCCGTTGCTCACGACGGGAGCTGGCAGGTCTGGCGCGTTACCCCGGCACCTGCCGTGATGGCGGCGCTGGCTGGGGGTGGCGTGATCGCCGGTTGCCGAGCTGGCGGTTGCGGGTTCCCAGCCGTGATCCAGATGGCAGCGGTGATGTGGTGGTGCGCCGTGCCGACGGGTTCATCGCTTACCAGTTGGCCACCGTGATCGATGAACTGGCCCTGGGCATCACTGATGTAGTGCGCGGTGAGGACCTGCGCGAGGCCTTGCCCGCTCAGCGGAGTGTGTATCGGGCCCTGCAGCAGCAACCCCCCCGCTTTCACCACGGTCCGTTGCGTTGTGACGCCGAGGGAAGGAAGCTGTCGAAACGTGAAGCCAGCAGCGGACTGATGGCCTTGCGTGAGCTGGGTCTGGATGCCCCTGCAGTGGTTGGTCTTCTGGCCTCTGGTCTGGGTTATGGGCCGCCTGGGGCCAGGCTCTCGGCGATCGAATTACTGGAGGACTTGACTCAGAAAGGGATCCGTGCTGGTCATTCTTAA
- a CDS encoding succinate dehydrogenase/fumarate reductase iron-sulfur subunit produces the protein MKITLRIWRQAAADQPGRYERHALADVSPEVSLLEALDQLNEQLISAGKRPVSFEHDCREGICGSCGFLVNGQAHGPRRATSVCQLYLREFSDGAELTLEPWRAKAFPAIQDLMVERSSLDRLIAAGGYCSTGTGQAPDGNALPVGRDQATSAFSTATCIGCGACVASCRNASASLFVAAKLAHLGQLPQGQPERASRARAMQDQMVAEGFGNCSSNLECEAVCPQEISADWISWMHRERRG, from the coding sequence ATGAAGATCACCCTGCGCATCTGGCGCCAAGCCGCCGCAGACCAGCCCGGCCGGTACGAGCGCCATGCACTTGCCGATGTTTCGCCGGAGGTGTCGTTGCTGGAGGCCCTCGATCAACTGAACGAGCAGCTGATCAGCGCCGGGAAACGACCGGTGAGCTTTGAGCACGATTGCCGGGAGGGCATATGCGGCAGTTGCGGCTTCCTCGTGAACGGCCAGGCCCATGGCCCCCGTCGTGCCACGTCGGTGTGTCAGCTCTATCTGCGGGAGTTCAGCGATGGCGCGGAACTGACGCTTGAGCCATGGCGGGCCAAGGCCTTCCCTGCCATTCAGGATCTGATGGTGGAGCGCTCCTCGTTGGACCGCTTGATTGCCGCCGGTGGCTATTGCTCCACCGGCACCGGCCAGGCCCCGGATGGCAATGCCCTGCCGGTAGGACGCGACCAGGCCACCAGCGCCTTCAGCACCGCGACCTGCATCGGCTGCGGAGCCTGTGTGGCGAGCTGCAGGAATGCGTCCGCCAGCCTGTTCGTGGCGGCCAAATTGGCGCACCTCGGTCAGTTACCCCAGGGCCAGCCGGAACGGGCTTCGCGCGCCAGGGCGATGCAGGATCAGATGGTGGCCGAAGGCTTCGGCAACTGCAGCAGCAATCTGGAATGTGAAGCCGTTTGTCCGCAGGAGATCTCAGCGGACTGGATCAGCTGGATGCACCGGGAGCGGCGGGGCTGA
- a CDS encoding fumarate reductase/succinate dehydrogenase flavoprotein subunit, giving the protein MSGLPDPRIPAGPIADAWQRTKEWLPLISPLRKGQIDVLVVGTGLAGASAAATLAQQGYRVTVLNFHDSPRRAHSVAAQGGINAARSLAVDGDSVSRLFTDTLKGGDFRARESGCQRLAEISSGIIDQCVAQGVPFAREYGGSLATRSFGGALVSRTFYARGQTGQQLLYGAYQALMRQVELGRVRMLTRRDVLELITVDGVARGVVARHLLSGALEVHTARTVLLCTGGYSNVYFLSTNALKSNASAIWRAHRKGALFANPCFTQIHPTCIPSGDAFQSKLTLMSESLRNDGRIWLPLETGDKRSAEAIPEQERDYFLERLYPSYGNMAPRDVASRRARELCNAGRGVGPGGRSVYLDLTDAIKTEGREAIAARYGNLMTMYERISGDDPYRKPMRIYPAPHYTMGGLWVDYQLMSSIPGLFVLGEANYSEHGANRLGASALMQGLADGYFIAPSTVTAWLAGNAAPDVTPDNPACCEALESTRRRIETMLASGGTTPVDSFHRELGAVMIDRCGISRDAEGLRDGLSQVEALEKRFHGEVRVPGEAAGPNAELEKALRVSDFFGLAQLMLRDALAREESCGAHFREEHQSPEGEARRDDVNFAHIAAWEHQDGAEPIRHSETLQFTALQPSTRSYR; this is encoded by the coding sequence ATGAGCGGCTTGCCAGACCCGCGCATTCCTGCCGGCCCGATCGCCGATGCCTGGCAGCGCACCAAGGAGTGGCTGCCCTTGATCAGCCCCCTGCGCAAAGGCCAGATCGATGTGCTGGTGGTGGGCACCGGCCTGGCGGGTGCCTCTGCCGCCGCCACCCTGGCCCAGCAGGGCTACCGGGTGACGGTGCTGAACTTCCACGACAGCCCGCGGCGGGCCCATTCGGTGGCGGCCCAGGGCGGCATCAATGCGGCGCGATCGTTGGCCGTGGATGGCGACAGCGTCAGCCGCCTGTTCACCGACACGCTCAAGGGAGGTGACTTCAGAGCCCGGGAAAGCGGCTGCCAGCGGCTGGCGGAAATCAGCAGCGGCATCATTGATCAATGCGTGGCCCAGGGCGTGCCCTTCGCCCGGGAATACGGCGGCAGCCTGGCCACCCGCAGTTTCGGCGGCGCCCTGGTGAGCCGTACCTTCTACGCCCGCGGCCAGACCGGTCAGCAGTTGCTCTATGGCGCTTACCAGGCGTTGATGCGTCAGGTGGAGCTTGGCCGGGTCCGAATGCTCACCCGCCGTGATGTGCTCGAGCTGATCACCGTTGATGGTGTCGCGCGGGGCGTGGTGGCCCGCCATCTGCTCAGCGGTGCGTTGGAAGTTCACACCGCCCGCACGGTACTGCTCTGCACCGGGGGCTACAGCAACGTCTACTTCCTCTCGACGAATGCGCTGAAATCCAACGCCAGCGCCATCTGGCGGGCCCACCGCAAGGGCGCCCTGTTCGCCAACCCCTGCTTCACCCAGATCCACCCCACCTGCATTCCCAGCGGTGATGCCTTCCAGAGCAAGCTGACGCTGATGAGCGAAAGCCTGCGCAACGACGGCCGCATCTGGCTGCCGCTCGAAACTGGCGACAAGCGGTCCGCCGAGGCCATCCCGGAACAGGAGCGCGACTATTTCCTGGAGCGGCTTTATCCCAGCTACGGCAACATGGCGCCACGGGATGTGGCCTCCCGCCGGGCGCGGGAGCTGTGCAATGCAGGGCGGGGCGTTGGCCCCGGTGGCCGCTCGGTGTATCTGGATCTCACCGATGCGATCAAGACGGAAGGCCGCGAGGCCATCGCTGCCCGCTACGGCAACTTGATGACGATGTACGAGCGGATCAGCGGCGACGATCCCTACCGCAAACCGATGCGGATTTACCCCGCCCCCCATTACACGATGGGCGGCCTGTGGGTGGACTACCAGTTGATGAGCTCGATCCCGGGGTTGTTCGTGCTGGGGGAGGCGAACTACTCCGAACACGGCGCCAACCGCCTGGGGGCCAGTGCGTTGATGCAGGGATTGGCCGACGGGTATTTCATAGCCCCGTCCACGGTGACCGCCTGGCTGGCTGGCAACGCGGCCCCGGACGTCACACCTGATAATCCAGCCTGCTGCGAAGCCCTGGAGAGCACCCGCCGTCGGATCGAGACGATGCTGGCCAGTGGAGGCACAACTCCCGTGGACAGCTTCCACCGGGAACTTGGGGCCGTGATGATCGATCGCTGCGGCATCAGCCGCGATGCCGAAGGTCTCCGGGACGGACTCAGCCAGGTGGAGGCCTTGGAGAAGCGCTTCCACGGTGAAGTGCGGGTGCCGGGAGAAGCGGCAGGGCCCAACGCGGAACTGGAGAAAGCGCTGCGGGTGAGTGATTTCTTCGGGTTGGCACAGCTGATGCTGCGCGATGCCCTGGCGCGAGAGGAATCTTGCGGTGCCCACTTCCGTGAGGAGCACCAGAGCCCGGAGGGTGAAGCCCGGCGTGATGACGTCAACTTCGCCCACATCGCAGCCTGGGAACACCAGGATGGTGCGGAGCCGATCCGCCACAGCGAAACGTTGCAGTTCACCGCCCTGCAACCGAGCACCCGCAGCTACCGATGA
- a CDS encoding succinate dehydrogenase cytochrome b subunit, translated as MIREHGSIHGRVEPALVTIPAATVPAALVRLGAAFSGLLLVLFVLVHLIGLLPAVLAPEQFEAYATALHSSPWLPVVESGLLLMAVVHISLTLVKAMANRRAGNTATLRSRRQSPLAALASRSTVVAGLVTLGFLVMHLRQLRWPRPAAGDEAATLIQVLQQPWNAVLYAAAAVALALHLLHGAEAAHRSLGWLTPANSSALRAGAGVLAALIGGGFLMISVLLALRGVA; from the coding sequence GTGATCAGGGAGCATGGATCGATTCACGGACGTGTCGAGCCTGCTTTGGTCACCATCCCTGCAGCCACGGTCCCTGCAGCCCTTGTCCGCTTGGGTGCCGCCTTCAGTGGATTGCTGCTGGTGCTGTTCGTGCTGGTGCATCTGATTGGCCTGCTCCCCGCGGTGCTGGCACCTGAGCAGTTCGAGGCCTACGCCACAGCCCTGCACAGCAGCCCATGGCTGCCTGTGGTGGAGAGCGGCCTGCTGCTGATGGCCGTCGTTCACATCAGCCTCACCCTGGTCAAGGCCATGGCCAACCGCAGAGCGGGCAACACCGCGACTCTCCGAAGTCGTCGCCAATCCCCCCTGGCAGCCCTGGCTAGCCGCAGCACGGTGGTGGCCGGACTGGTGACCCTGGGTTTTCTGGTGATGCACCTGCGCCAGCTGCGCTGGCCCCGCCCCGCAGCTGGCGACGAAGCCGCCACGTTGATCCAGGTGCTGCAACAGCCGTGGAACGCTGTCCTCTATGCCGCTGCGGCAGTGGCCCTGGCCCTGCATCTGCTGCACGGCGCCGAAGCCGCCCACCGCAGCCTCGGCTGGCTGACACCCGCCAACAGCAGCGCCCTGCGCGCGGGAGCAGGCGTTCTCGCCGCCCTGATCGGCGGCGGTTTCCTGATGATCAGTGTGCTGCTGGCCCTTAGAGGTGTCGCATGA
- a CDS encoding photosystem II assembly family protein: MVWFALFASAGLGLFTMLFRASAGDSVEISDFGIQGGALLLFSSLLWFDRSRDVDVDQGGGDG, from the coding sequence TTGGTCTGGTTCGCGTTGTTCGCTTCCGCAGGCCTGGGACTGTTCACCATGCTCTTCCGTGCCTCCGCTGGCGACAGCGTCGAGATCTCCGACTTCGGGATCCAGGGGGGTGCTCTCCTCCTCTTCAGCAGTCTGCTCTGGTTCGACCGCAGCCGTGATGTCGATGTCGATCAGGGCGGAGGCGACGGCTGA
- a CDS encoding YlxR family protein has product MSQHPILRRCVACRQLLDRRSLWRVIRDHQDGVRVDGGMGRSAYLCQREACLEEARRRKRLQKALRCQVPDDVLAALEQRLRNATDVTAEAN; this is encoded by the coding sequence GTGAGTCAACACCCTATCCTGCGTCGTTGTGTGGCATGCCGCCAGCTTCTGGATCGCCGCTCCCTCTGGAGGGTGATCCGAGACCATCAGGATGGGGTCCGTGTTGACGGGGGGATGGGCCGATCGGCCTACCTCTGTCAACGCGAGGCATGCCTCGAGGAGGCCAGGCGCCGCAAACGACTTCAGAAAGCCCTGCGATGTCAGGTGCCCGATGACGTCCTCGCAGCGTTGGAACAGCGGCTCCGTAATGCAACGGACGTGACCGCTGAGGCAAACTGA
- the nusA gene encoding transcription termination factor NusA, giving the protein MALVLLPGLSNLIDDISEEKKLPPQVVEAALREALLKGYERYRRTMYLGISEDPFDEEYFSNFDVGLDLEEEGYRVLASKIIVEEVESEDHQIALQEVMQVADDAQEGDTVVLDVTPEKEDFGRMAAATTKQVLAQKLRDQQRRMIQEEFADLEDPVLTARVIRFERQSVIMAVSSGLGRPEVEAELPRRDQLPNDNYRANATFKVFLKEVSEVPRRGPQLFVSRSNAGLVVYLFENEVPEIQEGSVRIVAVAREANPPSRSVGPRTKVAVDSIEREVDPVGACIGARGSRIQQVVNELRGEKIDVIRWSQDPGQYIANSLSPARVEMVRLVDPVGQHAHVLVPPDQLSLAIGREGQNVRLAARLTGWKLDIKNSTEYDQSAEDAVVAELISQREQEEALQMEAEERLAAEQAARAEEDARLRELYPLPEDDEDYVEGDQLGESEQTEATASEEMPGEEPTSEEPAPEDDGEVAR; this is encoded by the coding sequence ATGGCTCTCGTTCTGCTTCCAGGCCTCAGCAACCTGATCGACGACATCAGCGAAGAGAAGAAGTTGCCGCCTCAGGTGGTGGAAGCAGCCCTGCGCGAAGCCCTGCTGAAGGGCTATGAGCGTTATCGGCGCACCATGTATTTGGGCATCAGCGAAGACCCCTTTGACGAGGAGTATTTCAGCAATTTCGATGTCGGACTCGACCTGGAGGAAGAGGGCTACCGGGTTCTGGCGAGCAAAATCATCGTGGAGGAGGTGGAAAGCGAAGACCACCAGATCGCCCTGCAGGAGGTGATGCAGGTGGCGGACGACGCCCAGGAGGGCGACACCGTGGTGCTTGACGTCACTCCGGAGAAGGAGGATTTCGGCCGCATGGCGGCTGCCACCACAAAGCAGGTGCTGGCCCAGAAGCTGCGGGATCAACAGCGCCGCATGATCCAGGAGGAGTTCGCCGATCTGGAAGACCCTGTGCTGACCGCACGGGTGATTCGGTTTGAGCGTCAATCCGTGATCATGGCCGTGAGCTCAGGGTTGGGCCGGCCTGAAGTGGAAGCCGAACTGCCTCGCCGCGATCAGCTACCCAACGACAACTACCGCGCCAATGCCACCTTCAAGGTGTTCCTCAAAGAGGTGAGCGAGGTGCCGCGGCGCGGCCCGCAGCTTTTCGTCAGCCGCTCCAATGCGGGTTTGGTCGTTTACCTCTTTGAAAACGAGGTGCCCGAAATCCAGGAGGGATCGGTCCGGATCGTGGCGGTGGCAAGGGAAGCCAACCCACCATCACGGTCCGTCGGCCCCCGCACCAAGGTGGCGGTGGACAGCATCGAACGGGAAGTGGATCCAGTGGGTGCCTGCATCGGCGCCCGCGGTTCACGCATTCAGCAGGTGGTGAACGAACTGCGCGGCGAGAAGATCGATGTGATCCGCTGGTCCCAGGACCCCGGCCAGTACATCGCCAACTCCCTCAGTCCGGCGCGGGTTGAAATGGTTCGCCTGGTGGATCCTGTCGGTCAGCACGCCCATGTGCTGGTTCCCCCCGACCAACTCAGCCTGGCCATCGGTCGTGAAGGGCAGAACGTGCGGCTGGCGGCACGGTTGACGGGCTGGAAACTCGACATCAAAAACTCCACCGAGTACGACCAGTCCGCGGAAGACGCCGTGGTTGCCGAACTGATCTCTCAACGGGAACAGGAAGAGGCGCTGCAGATGGAAGCGGAGGAACGGCTGGCTGCTGAGCAGGCCGCACGGGCCGAAGAAGATGCTCGCCTGCGGGAGCTCTATCCGCTGCCTGAAGACGATGAGGATTACGTGGAGGGAGACCAGTTGGGCGAAAGCGAGCAAACCGAGGCCACCGCTTCTGAAGAGATGCCCGGAGAGGAGCCGACCAGCGAGGAACCTGCCCCTGAGGACGACGGCGAGGTTGCCCGGTGA
- the rimP gene encoding ribosome maturation factor RimP, whose product MPHPLLPELETLATSVAADQGFELCGIQLLTHLAPMTLEVHIRRSNGVDVNMDDCAGFSGTLGEALESAQLLTEAYVLEISSPGIGETLSSDRDFQTFRGFPVEVVHRDRDDTEQRLEGLLLERDEDTLQINIRGRIKRLPRDHVLSVRLTSPGS is encoded by the coding sequence TTGCCGCATCCCCTGCTTCCTGAACTCGAGACCCTGGCCACATCCGTGGCCGCAGATCAGGGCTTTGAACTCTGCGGCATCCAGCTGCTCACGCATCTGGCCCCGATGACGTTGGAGGTCCACATCCGCCGCAGCAACGGTGTTGACGTCAACATGGATGATTGCGCCGGCTTCAGTGGAACCCTTGGAGAGGCCCTTGAGAGCGCCCAGCTGCTGACCGAGGCCTATGTTCTGGAGATCAGCAGTCCCGGGATCGGGGAGACTCTGTCCAGCGATCGCGACTTCCAGACCTTCCGGGGTTTCCCCGTGGAAGTCGTGCATCGCGACAGGGATGACACGGAACAGCGGCTGGAAGGGCTGCTGCTGGAGCGAGACGAGGACACGCTGCAGATCAACATCCGCGGCCGGATCAAACGCCTGCCCCGCGATCACGTGCTCAGTGTCCGCCTCACAAGTCCCGGCTCGTAA
- the grrM gene encoding cyclophane-forming radical SAM/SPASM peptide maturase GrrM/OscB yields the protein MKSGPDLNRFGPIGLVVVQSTSLCNLDCSYCYLPDRQKKRVFYLELLPLLVQRILESPYAGPEFSLVWHAGEPLTLPTGWYDEATVILQCSLAERGAEGLEFTQHVQTNATLINDAWCDCFHPNRIVVGISVDGPEEIHDAHRRFRNGRGSHALAMKGIEALHRNNVPFHCISVLTADAMEQPELMYRFFRDHGINDVGFNVEEQEGIHTSSSMQGSAMEAKYRDFLRAFWHLSEQDGYPVVLREFQQVISLIQGNQRMTQNELNRPFSILSVDWQGNFSTFDPELLSVASDRYGTFNLGNLKDVSLVESTQTDQFQRLFTNMSRGVETCHNGCEYFGLCGGGNGSNKFWEHGSLASSETNACRFGTQIPVQVLLERFEAGPPLTHQPTH from the coding sequence TTGAAATCTGGGCCCGACCTCAACCGGTTCGGGCCCATCGGTCTGGTGGTGGTGCAATCCACCTCGCTGTGCAATCTCGATTGCTCCTACTGCTATCTGCCTGATCGGCAGAAGAAACGGGTCTTCTATCTCGAGCTGTTGCCTTTACTGGTGCAGCGCATCCTCGAGAGCCCCTACGCCGGCCCCGAGTTTTCGCTGGTGTGGCACGCCGGCGAACCCCTCACATTGCCCACGGGGTGGTACGACGAGGCCACGGTAATCCTGCAGTGCAGCCTTGCTGAGCGTGGTGCCGAAGGGCTGGAGTTCACCCAGCACGTGCAGACCAACGCCACGCTGATCAACGACGCCTGGTGCGATTGCTTCCACCCCAACCGCATCGTGGTGGGCATCAGCGTGGATGGTCCTGAAGAGATTCACGACGCCCACCGCCGCTTCCGCAACGGGCGCGGTTCCCACGCCCTGGCGATGAAGGGGATTGAAGCTCTGCATCGCAACAATGTGCCCTTCCACTGCATTTCGGTGCTCACCGCCGATGCCATGGAGCAGCCGGAGCTGATGTACCGCTTCTTCCGCGATCACGGCATCAACGATGTCGGCTTCAACGTGGAAGAGCAGGAGGGCATTCACACCAGCTCCTCCATGCAGGGCTCAGCCATGGAAGCCAAGTACCGCGATTTTCTGAGGGCCTTCTGGCACCTCAGTGAACAGGACGGCTATCCCGTGGTTCTGCGCGAGTTCCAGCAGGTGATCAGCCTGATCCAGGGAAACCAACGCATGACCCAGAACGAACTGAACCGCCCCTTCTCCATCCTCAGCGTCGACTGGCAGGGCAACTTCTCCACCTTCGACCCTGAGCTCCTGTCGGTAGCAAGCGATCGCTACGGCACCTTCAACCTGGGAAACCTGAAGGACGTGTCCCTGGTGGAGTCCACCCAGACCGATCAGTTCCAGCGCCTCTTCACGAACATGAGCCGCGGTGTGGAGACCTGCCACAACGGCTGTGAATACTTCGGCCTCTGCGGTGGCGGAAACGGCAGCAACAAATTTTGGGAACACGGCAGCCTCGCCTCCAGCGAGACCAACGCCTGCCGCTTCGGCACCCAGATCCCTGTTCAGGTGCTGTTGGAACGCTTCGAAGCCGGACCTCCGCTCACCCACCAACCAACCCACTGA
- the grrA gene encoding GrrA/OscA1 family cyclophane-containing rSAM-modified RiPP, whose translation MNRSLIAFQALIASSAVLCQTAEASATYSSPDQLNNSIEARIDSVRNGDWSSLLKTIDNDGELVAKSKWGNGGGHKFSNSYGSGKWKNGKGGNKWSNSRNTWGNGGYHGGWRNGGGAWGNGGGAWGNGGGGFVNW comes from the coding sequence ATGAACCGTTCGCTCATCGCTTTTCAGGCCCTCATTGCTTCCAGCGCCGTTCTCTGCCAAACCGCTGAAGCCAGCGCGACGTACAGCTCACCTGATCAGCTGAACAACAGCATCGAGGCCCGCATTGATTCCGTTCGCAACGGTGATTGGAGCTCCCTGCTGAAGACCATCGACAACGACGGTGAACTGGTGGCCAAGAGCAAGTGGGGCAATGGCGGCGGCCACAAATTCAGCAACAGCTACGGCAGTGGAAAATGGAAGAACGGCAAAGGCGGTAATAAGTGGAGCAACAGCCGTAACACCTGGGGGAATGGCGGCTACCACGGTGGTTGGCGCAACGGCGGCGGTGCCTGGGGCAACGGCGGCGGTGCCTGGGGCAACGGCGGCGGCGGATTCGTCAACTGGTGA